The DNA window CGCCCGGTGTTGACGTCGATGGAGACGAGCGCCTCGGTGGGCTCGATGACGATGTAGCCGCCGGAGGGCAGCTCGACGCGGCGCTGGAACGCCTCGCGTATCGCTTCCTCGACGCCGTACTTGTCGAACAGGGGCAGCGGGTCCTTGTACAGGTGGACGCGGCTCATGAGGTCGGGATCCACGCCCTGGACGTACTGCTTGACTTCACCGTACACCTCTTTGCTGTCAATGATCAGGGCGTCGACTTTTTCCGTGAAGACGTCACGGATGAGGCCACTCGTCAGCTTCGCCTCGCGGTGGATCAAGGCGGGCGGCTTGGCTCCGCGCGCGCGCCGCTGGATCTTCTTCCAGGTGTTGAGGAGGGCCTTGAGCTCGCGGCCGAAGATCTGTCGTGTCAGCTCCTCACCCACCGTGCGGATAATGACGCCGCCAGAGTCCTCCGGGACAATCTCGTGCGCCAGGGCGCGCAGACGACTGCGTTCCTCGCGATCCTCGATCTTGCGGCTGACGCCGATGTGGCGGGACTGCGGCATGTAGACCAGGAACCGGCCGGGAAGGGAGATCTGGGTGGTGACGCGCGGACCTTTGGTGCCAATAGGTTCCTTCGACACCTGCACGGTCAGGCGTTCCCCCTTCTTGACCAGCTCCTGGATGGGTGGATAGCGGCGGCTCCTCCCCTCCCCTTCCAGCTCCTCTTCTTCCTCCTCCTCTTCCATGCCGGAATCTACGGCCACGTCCGAAACATGGAGGAAGGCGGCCTTCTCCGTGCCAATGTCTACAAAGGCCGCCTGGATGCCCGGCAGCACAGCCTCGACCTGGCCGATATAGATGTCACCCACCAGGCGTTGCGCCTCAGGGCGGTCCACCATGACTTCGACCAGGACATCATCTTCCAGAATGGCCACGCGCGTTTCTTGCGGCGCGGCCGACATGAGAATCTCGCGTTTCATACCCTTCCATTACGATCGGCGCGGGAAATGTCCCGGCCCTGAGTGCGCTTAGCCGCCCACCTCCTCGACCAGCTCGCGGAAGAGGTGGCGGGCGATCACCAGGCGCTGGATCTCGCTGGTGCCCTCGCCGATCTCACAAATCTTGGCGTCACGCATCATGCGCTCGACAGGATACTCACTCGTGTAGCCGTAGCCGCCCAGGAGCTGCACGGCGCGGGTGGTCACCCGCATGGCCATCTCACTGGCAAACAGCTTGGCCATGGCCGCCTCAGCGGTGTACGGTTTTCCGCTCTGTTTGAGCCAGGCCGCGTGATACACTAGGTGGCGTGCGGCCGCGATCTCGGTGGCCATGTCGGCCAGGGCAAACTGAATGCCCTGGAACTCGCGGAGCGCCCGGCCAAACTGCCGTCGCCCTCCCGAGAAGCGCAGCGCCTGGTCGAACGCGCCCTGCGCCAGCCCGAGCGCCAGCGCGCCCAGCCCAATGCGGCCGGCGTCCAGCGTCTTCATGAAATTGATGAAACCCTCGCCTTCCTCACCCAACCGGCTCTCGGCCGGCACGTCCGCGTCCTCGAGGATCAGCTCACGGGTGTCGGAGGCGCGCCAGCCCATCTTGTCTTCCTTCTTGGCCGCGCGCACTCCCGGAGTGAAGGGCTCCAGCTCGGCCGCGTGGCCGATGCCCAGCCGGTCCGCGATTTCGCGATCCGTCGTCTCCTTGGTGACAATGAAGCTGGTGATCCCGCGCGGCCCGCGACTCGGGTCCGTCACCGCCGTCACCACGAAGATCTCGCCCACGCCCGCATTGGTGATGAAGATCTTGCTGCCACTGATCCTGTACCCGCCGTTTGTGCGCACTGCCGTGGTACGCGTCGCGGCGGAGTCCGAGCCGGCGCCGGGCTCCGTCAGTCCGAAGCCGCCCAGCACCTGCCCGCGCGCCAGCAGCGGGAGATAGCGGCGCTTCTGGGCCTCGCTGCCGAAGTTCAGGATGGGCGAGGTGCCGAGCGTGGAATGCGCGCTCACCGTGATCGAGTGGCTCGCATCCACACGGGCCAGCTCCTCGATGACCAGGATGTAGCTCAGATAATCGTGTCCCAGGCCGCCGTACTCCTCCGGCACGTTGACGCCGAACAGGCCCAGCTCGGCCATGGCCTTGACGGTCTCCCAGGGAAAGCGGCAGCTCTCGTCCACTTCCCGGGCAACCGGCGCAATCTCAGACTCGGCGAACTCGCGGACGCGGGCCCGCAGCCGCTCGTGCTGCGCGCTAAGATCAAGATAAATCTGGGTCATGCCATGCCTCAGGCGAACGCGCGAAACCTATCATTCTACGGGGGATACACCGTGTGTCGAAAGGGGAGCCGCCGGAGCCGGGAAAACAGCGAAATCGGCGGCCGTCAGCGGCCGCGCGCGCGCCGGGCGTGCGGCGGCTGCTGGCCCGGGAGCAGGCGACCAGCGGCGCCCTGGCAGTTGTCGCAGCCGGCGCACCTGCGCCGGGCGTCCGGGTCGCCGAAGTAGCGGAGCACGTAGCCGCGGCGGCAGCCGTCGTGGTAGGCGTAGCTCTGCATACGCTGGAGCTTGCTGCGCTCGCGGCGATGGTGCGCCTCGAGGGCTGCCCAGTCGACGGGCAGGCGGGTGGCCGGTCCCTCGAACAGGAGCTGCATGCCCTCGGTGGTAGGCCAGGCGCGCCATTCGAGGAACCCCTCCTGCTGCAGGCGTTCGAGCATGGCGTCCCCCGCCTCCCCCGATTGCCCAAGGTGCTGCAAATCGCGCGGCCCGGCCTCGAGGCCGTGGTAGAGCGCCTGTCCGCCGTAGCGGCGCCACAGGCGGCGCAGCAGTTCTCGCTCCGCGCCGCGGCGGGTCTCGTCCAGCTCGCGCCGGATCCGGTCCGGCGTGGCCATCAGCCGGAGCCAGGGCCGGCCGCGGCCTGCATCGGTCCGGCGGAGCACACCGGCCTCGGCCAGCACGCGCAGCGCCGATTCGACCTGGCGCTCGCTCT is part of the Gemmatimonadota bacterium genome and encodes:
- a CDS encoding Rne/Rng family ribonuclease; this translates as MKREILMSAAPQETRVAILEDDVLVEVMVDRPEAQRLVGDIYIGQVEAVLPGIQAAFVDIGTEKAAFLHVSDVAVDSGMEEEEEEEELEGEGRSRRYPPIQELVKKGERLTVQVSKEPIGTKGPRVTTQISLPGRFLVYMPQSRHIGVSRKIEDREERSRLRALAHEIVPEDSGGVIIRTVGEELTRQIFGRELKALLNTWKKIQRRARGAKPPALIHREAKLTSGLIRDVFTEKVDALIIDSKEVYGEVKQYVQGVDPDLMSRVHLYKDPLPLFDKYGVEEAIREAFQRRVELPSGGYIVIEPTEALVSIDVNTGRYTGKRDPEKTILRTNLDAAREIARQLRLRDIGGIIVCDFIDMESRANQDRVLQELRSYLSRDRARTRAFQVSELGLVEMTRQRVRPSLFQSLTEPCTDCGGTGRVFTPETVVRRIERAIRRVAAERAEKHVTIRVHPQVALHILEEEPNFLRRLQSEFRLDLDIRDDPLMRQDAFRLLAGPADADVTAKYALG
- a CDS encoding acyl-CoA dehydrogenase family protein, giving the protein MYLDLSAQHERLRARVREFAESEIAPVAREVDESCRFPWETVKAMAELGLFGVNVPEEYGGLGHDYLSYILVIEELARVDASHSITVSAHSTLGTSPILNFGSEAQKRRYLPLLARGQVLGGFGLTEPGAGSDSAATRTTAVRTNGGYRISGSKIFITNAGVGEIFVVTAVTDPSRGPRGITSFIVTKETTDREIADRLGIGHAAELEPFTPGVRAAKKEDKMGWRASDTRELILEDADVPAESRLGEEGEGFINFMKTLDAGRIGLGALALGLAQGAFDQALRFSGGRRQFGRALREFQGIQFALADMATEIAAARHLVYHAAWLKQSGKPYTAEAAMAKLFASEMAMRVTTRAVQLLGGYGYTSEYPVERMMRDAKICEIGEGTSEIQRLVIARHLFRELVEEVGG